Proteins from a single region of Paraburkholderia aromaticivorans:
- a CDS encoding polymer-forming cytoskeletal protein — protein sequence MSNATSNDQQVDIVQYVLNIDPTLERVTTIFPAGATIESDGSLRLKEGGRIGGVIKGNVYSESGTLVIDQDAIIEGSVFAKGRCLIFGQVGMPNRKAVIRCEMADGLLVSHIAQLHADIQHNGISSTNVSGQIQRITEADMQVAQTPQQQSTASWQPPGQQPQRDQVPQQPPVAGAPLALPNNPSPVANFNNHVPLRIVMPAENEQGSAQQTHGHQDGYAAGNGVRYTN from the coding sequence ATGAGTAATGCAACGAGCAATGATCAGCAGGTCGATATCGTTCAGTACGTCCTGAATATCGACCCCACGCTTGAACGCGTGACGACGATTTTCCCGGCTGGAGCGACGATCGAATCGGACGGATCGCTACGCCTCAAGGAGGGCGGTCGTATCGGCGGTGTGATCAAGGGCAACGTCTACAGCGAAAGCGGCACGCTCGTGATCGATCAGGACGCGATCATTGAGGGGAGCGTGTTCGCGAAGGGGCGGTGCCTCATATTCGGCCAGGTTGGGATGCCCAATCGCAAGGCGGTGATCCGTTGCGAGATGGCAGACGGTCTCTTGGTGAGCCACATCGCCCAGCTGCACGCAGACATCCAGCACAACGGCATATCGTCCACGAACGTGAGCGGCCAGATTCAGCGTATTACGGAAGCCGACATGCAGGTGGCGCAGACGCCTCAGCAGCAGTCGACCGCGTCGTGGCAACCGCCCGGCCAACAGCCTCAGCGGGATCAGGTGCCGCAGCAGCCCCCGGTAGCAGGGGCACCACTGGCATTGCCCAACAACCCGTCGCCGGTCGCGAACTTCAACAATCATGTCCCGTTACGGATCGTCATGCCTGCCGAGAACGAGCAGGGATCGGCCCAGCAAACCCACGGTCACCAAGACGGCTATGCGGCCGGGAACGGGGTGCGGTACACCAACTGA
- a CDS encoding ATP-dependent helicase — translation MSLNPSQHRVAHGFGNMLAVAGPGSGKTKTIITKIGVILQADRKFRVGAVTFTSDTANEMRERLVKEFGPDVLKRVDLGTFHKLSIDHLRRHKMLGKIATPPEQKTFLRRAISATNTEIDNEEAFKLFENYKCAIEHDGSEIPPFILAYNEMLKRNRVVDLYDVMRDCATKMSNGELPPLPVTHLLVDEFQDSDEIQFVWMMAHAKRDIPVTIVGDDDQSIYAWRRALSYKGMIDFVEQTGAEIIPLGENYRSHSEILAPADRLIRHNAGQRVEKDLVAKRGPGGSTHVYAVSAANREDGEEHDTVALQTEFLVPYIMEAVLPEDEQPGGRLAVRPGEWAILARTNFLLDSVEAVLDEFNIRSRRNGGSFWDKDYINTYLQLLISVETMNRSGIDHALAFVGTSEEALSQLHKRIPGATMAPFFERDFDDYGDIAKIDTEHMRALQQLLVTWRQDALFRKIPGTTTPMRAVNQAIDSAATYLTMGLRAGNFRDRVARHLSKAGDILKRRNGSLVSRVQSVQKPKGKDDPASVGLFTMHSCKGLEFGNTAIVGADKDIVPSLGEGSTEVDERRLFYVAMTRAKNRLFILHTPTNDTPYIAEAGLVSNPATVYPA, via the coding sequence GTGAGCCTCAATCCTTCCCAACACCGTGTGGCCCATGGCTTCGGCAATATGCTTGCCGTAGCCGGGCCAGGTTCGGGAAAGACCAAGACGATCATCACGAAGATCGGCGTCATCCTGCAAGCCGATCGGAAGTTCCGGGTAGGTGCCGTCACCTTCACCAGCGACACCGCGAACGAAATGCGCGAACGTCTGGTGAAGGAGTTCGGCCCCGACGTCCTCAAGCGCGTCGACCTCGGTACATTCCACAAGCTGTCGATCGACCATCTCCGCCGGCATAAGATGCTCGGCAAGATTGCTACCCCGCCCGAGCAAAAGACGTTCCTGCGCCGGGCCATCTCGGCAACGAACACCGAAATTGACAACGAAGAAGCATTCAAGCTCTTCGAGAACTACAAGTGCGCTATCGAGCACGATGGGAGCGAGATTCCGCCGTTCATCCTGGCCTACAACGAGATGCTCAAGCGCAACCGCGTCGTGGATCTGTACGACGTCATGCGTGACTGCGCGACGAAGATGAGCAATGGGGAGTTGCCTCCCTTGCCCGTCACGCACCTGCTCGTCGACGAATTTCAGGATAGCGACGAAATCCAGTTCGTATGGATGATGGCGCACGCCAAGCGTGATATTCCGGTCACGATCGTCGGAGATGACGATCAGTCCATCTATGCCTGGCGGCGCGCACTCAGCTACAAAGGCATGATCGATTTCGTTGAGCAGACAGGCGCCGAAATCATCCCATTGGGGGAAAACTATCGCTCCCACTCGGAAATCCTTGCGCCCGCCGATCGATTGATTCGTCACAATGCCGGCCAGCGTGTCGAGAAAGATCTCGTGGCCAAGCGCGGGCCCGGTGGCTCAACGCACGTCTATGCCGTTTCGGCCGCTAACCGCGAAGACGGCGAAGAACACGACACGGTCGCGCTCCAGACGGAATTTCTCGTGCCATACATCATGGAAGCCGTGCTGCCCGAGGACGAGCAGCCTGGTGGGCGGCTCGCAGTCCGGCCCGGCGAATGGGCTATTCTTGCCCGGACCAACTTCCTTCTCGACTCTGTTGAAGCCGTGTTGGACGAGTTCAACATCCGCTCGAGGAGAAACGGCGGGTCGTTCTGGGACAAGGATTACATCAACACCTACCTGCAGTTGCTTATTTCGGTTGAAACGATGAACCGCAGCGGCATCGACCACGCGCTGGCATTTGTCGGTACAAGCGAGGAAGCACTGAGCCAGCTCCACAAGCGCATTCCAGGCGCAACGATGGCGCCGTTCTTTGAGCGGGACTTCGACGATTACGGCGATATCGCCAAGATTGATACTGAGCATATGCGCGCGCTCCAACAGTTACTCGTCACATGGCGTCAGGACGCTCTGTTCCGCAAAATTCCGGGGACGACGACACCGATGCGAGCAGTCAACCAAGCGATCGATTCCGCGGCGACTTATTTGACGATGGGGCTGCGTGCTGGCAACTTCCGCGATCGCGTGGCCAGACACCTGAGCAAAGCAGGTGACATTCTGAAGCGCCGCAACGGCTCACTTGTCTCACGCGTCCAAAGTGTCCAGAAGCCCAAGGGCAAGGACGACCCAGCATCGGTCGGCCTGTTCACCATGCACAGTTGCAAAGGACTCGAGTTCGGCAACACTGCCATCGTCGGCGCCGACAAGGATATCGTTCCATCGCTTGGCGAGGGCAGCACCGAGGTCGACGAGCGACGGCTTTTTTATGTCGCCATGACTCGAGCGAAGAATCGTCTTTTCATCCTTCACACGCCGACCAACGATACCCCCTATATCGCTGAGGCTGGCTTGGTTTCCAACCCTGCGACCGTTTACCCGGCGTAA
- a CDS encoding AAA family ATPase gives MTTQATQAAAAPTKSRKKASQEPATAAAAAAPVEQQASPQWVHFDGFACFGIERMRGAKILGLSEPSVFTPAKDPTYKWPIDNLRDLLHFYMAGGNAFCAMGHPGTGKTMGVQQFHASLNLPLLSMSANPRTQAYHLIGRLVPNKDGGVSWVDGPVLMAARLGMSVLIDEYNVIDPGEMTGLNLLLEGRPYLVPETGELVVPRHGFRVYATCNPKDDKGLVQGRHTQDNANDERFEFSWFGYLPQEIEVQLITEMIAPYQPSLPANVLAEKFVAVANQVRKLYAGVTDDSGALDKTISTRVLRRWVSKAMSASTQGSLVESPMHYGLERAWSLSCSDEVRVAVHELVTQTFGGGDYKSSKDNLHTMQPAGA, from the coding sequence ATGACGACCCAAGCAACTCAAGCTGCCGCCGCTCCGACCAAGTCCCGCAAAAAGGCTTCGCAGGAACCCGCGACGGCCGCTGCTGCTGCGGCTCCTGTTGAACAGCAGGCGAGCCCGCAATGGGTTCACTTCGATGGGTTCGCGTGCTTCGGCATCGAACGCATGCGTGGTGCAAAAATCCTCGGTCTGAGCGAACCTTCGGTGTTCACTCCGGCAAAGGATCCGACGTACAAGTGGCCGATCGACAATCTGCGCGATCTGCTTCACTTCTACATGGCGGGCGGCAACGCCTTCTGTGCAATGGGCCATCCCGGCACCGGCAAGACGATGGGCGTCCAGCAGTTTCACGCTTCCCTGAATCTTCCGCTGCTGAGTATGTCCGCCAATCCGCGAACCCAGGCTTATCACCTGATTGGCCGCCTCGTGCCGAACAAGGATGGCGGGGTTTCGTGGGTCGACGGGCCCGTGCTCATGGCCGCACGCCTCGGCATGTCGGTTCTCATCGACGAGTACAACGTCATCGATCCGGGCGAAATGACCGGGTTGAACCTCCTCTTGGAGGGACGGCCGTACCTCGTTCCCGAAACCGGCGAACTGGTTGTTCCGCGTCACGGGTTTCGCGTCTACGCGACCTGCAACCCGAAAGACGACAAGGGGCTGGTGCAAGGACGTCATACGCAGGACAACGCGAATGACGAGCGCTTCGAGTTCAGCTGGTTCGGGTATCTCCCGCAGGAGATCGAAGTCCAGTTGATCACGGAGATGATCGCACCGTATCAGCCGTCGTTGCCGGCCAATGTCCTCGCTGAAAAGTTCGTTGCCGTCGCGAATCAGGTCCGCAAGTTGTACGCGGGCGTGACCGACGATTCGGGGGCACTCGACAAGACGATATCGACGCGCGTTTTACGTCGTTGGGTCTCGAAGGCGATGAGTGCTTCGACACAGGGCAGCTTGGTCGAGTCGCCGATGCATTACGGGCTGGAGCGCGCGTGGTCGCTTTCCTGTTCGGATGAAGTCCGCGTTGCCGTGCATGAGCTCGTGACGCAGACGTTCGGCGGCGGTGACTACAAGTCCAGCAAGGACAACCTGCACACGATGCAACCCGCAGGTGCCTGA
- a CDS encoding single-stranded DNA-binding protein produces MRNTNVCFIHGRIGKDPEVRFLPSGTPVAKFSLCSNDDYFDKKAGRWVEVAEWHDCVVVGDFAEKVAEKYQRGDVVNITCRVKPRSYEKNGQKFKVVEMYVQSMELIAKKGELVRQQSNGHAGSRGNGQPQGGNEQSRDEVPAYAGGYGDEDGGPAF; encoded by the coding sequence ATGCGCAATACGAACGTCTGTTTTATTCACGGCCGGATCGGCAAGGACCCGGAAGTACGGTTCCTTCCGTCAGGTACGCCGGTAGCGAAGTTCTCGCTCTGTTCGAACGATGACTACTTCGACAAGAAGGCGGGCAGATGGGTGGAGGTCGCGGAGTGGCACGACTGCGTTGTGGTCGGCGACTTTGCGGAGAAGGTGGCTGAGAAGTACCAGAGGGGTGACGTTGTCAACATCACCTGCCGCGTAAAACCTCGTAGCTATGAGAAGAACGGGCAGAAATTTAAGGTGGTGGAGATGTACGTTCAGTCCATGGAGCTGATTGCCAAGAAGGGCGAGTTGGTTCGCCAACAGTCCAACGGGCACGCAGGTTCGCGAGGTAACGGTCAGCCGCAAGGTGGCAACGAGCAATCCCGTGACGAAGTTCCGGCATATGCGGGTGGCTACGGCGATGAAGATGGTGGTCCGGCCTTTTGA
- a CDS encoding transposase, translating into MKLWTAWWDAIWLLRPAFSRLRSFMWFATVVAGLTVRTELLGVTSIVRALKLRPALYNKLRDSLHSDAVQLDQLSALWTQTVLRLFPDPLRVNGRLVLVGDGIKVAKSGRKMPGVKLLHQQSDSNTKPEYIMGHSMQAVSMLVRAAQSVFAVPLAVRIHEGLVWSNRDRRTLLDKMISLLGIVSVQQPFYFVADAYYAAGKIVKGLRDRDNHLVTRVKSNAVACAPYVQQGPRKRGRPRRYGEKIKLKSLLADPQALQSAPSPVYGEHNVTIHYRVCDLLWPAYGQLVRFVAVTHPSRGSCLLMCTDLSLDAVEIIRLYGLRFKIEYSFKQAVHRIGTFAYHFWMQDMKPLARRNGDQYLHRESLEYRNAVKRKIHAYHVFMHAGIVCQGLLHYLAAVFPSQVWSSFGSWLRTIRPGIPPSELVVANALRQCLPEFLVNSAKTHFFAKFIAERQDPDTFEMFRLGT; encoded by the coding sequence ATGAAACTCTGGACGGCTTGGTGGGACGCGATCTGGCTGCTACGCCCAGCGTTTTCTCGCCTGCGCAGCTTCATGTGGTTCGCAACTGTCGTCGCTGGCTTGACTGTGCGCACCGAGTTGCTGGGCGTGACCAGCATCGTGCGGGCTCTCAAACTGCGGCCAGCCCTGTACAACAAGCTGCGTGACAGCCTGCATAGCGACGCCGTGCAGCTCGATCAGCTTTCAGCGCTGTGGACCCAGACGGTGCTGCGCCTGTTCCCTGACCCGCTACGCGTCAATGGCCGACTGGTTTTGGTCGGCGATGGCATCAAGGTGGCCAAGAGCGGCAGGAAGATGCCCGGCGTCAAGCTGCTGCATCAACAGTCCGACTCCAACACCAAGCCCGAATACATCATGGGGCACTCGATGCAGGCGGTCAGTATGCTTGTGCGGGCCGCCCAGAGCGTCTTCGCCGTACCGCTGGCCGTGCGTATTCACGAAGGTCTGGTGTGGTCCAACCGCGATCGGCGTACCTTGCTCGACAAGATGATCTCGCTGCTTGGCATCGTCTCGGTGCAGCAGCCGTTCTACTTCGTGGCCGATGCCTACTACGCTGCTGGCAAGATCGTCAAAGGCCTGCGCGATCGGGACAACCACCTGGTCACACGCGTGAAGTCCAATGCAGTCGCCTGTGCCCCGTACGTGCAGCAGGGACCGCGCAAACGGGGGCGTCCCAGGCGCTACGGTGAGAAGATCAAACTCAAATCGCTACTGGCTGATCCCCAGGCCTTGCAATCCGCCCCCAGTCCGGTCTATGGCGAGCACAATGTCACCATTCACTATCGGGTCTGCGATCTGCTGTGGCCGGCGTACGGTCAGCTGGTTCGCTTCGTGGCAGTGACTCACCCAAGCAGGGGTTCGTGTCTGCTGATGTGCACCGACCTCAGTCTGGATGCCGTCGAGATCATCCGCCTGTATGGATTGCGCTTCAAGATCGAGTACAGCTTCAAACAGGCGGTGCATCGGATCGGCACATTCGCGTACCACTTCTGGATGCAGGACATGAAGCCGCTCGCCCGCCGAAACGGCGATCAATACCTTCATCGCGAGTCACTCGAGTACCGCAACGCCGTCAAGCGCAAGATCCACGCGTACCACGTCTTTATGCACGCTGGCATCGTCTGTCAGGGACTGCTTCACTATCTGGCAGCGGTGTTCCCTTCACAGGTCTGGAGTTCCTTTGGATCCTGGCTGCGCACTATCCGCCCCGGCATCCCTCCATCGGAGTTGGTCGTCGCCAACGCACTACGTCAATGCCTGCCCGAATTTCTCGTGAATAGCGCCAAAACCCATTTCTTCGCAAAATTCATCGCAGAAAGGCAGGACCCCGACACATTCGAGATGTTCCGCCTGGGCACATAG
- the istB gene encoding IS21-like element ISBmu3 family helper ATPase IstB produces the protein MLMQQTLTQLKSLKLDGMARAFEEQAALTASTSLSFEERFGMVVERELAWRDTRRLERLLKSAKLKNPQACIEDIEYRQSRGIDKSVVAALAGCDWIRNAQNLILTGPTGAGKTWIACAFGQQACRQGFSVMYVRVARLFEELKIAHGDGSFTRRLAQLAKMDVLLLDDWGLQDLDQGARNDLLEVLDDRVGTRSTIITSQLPLEHWHAWLQDPTLADAILDRLVHQAHKLPLKGESMRKTNAKQSSAS, from the coding sequence ATGTTGATGCAGCAAACCTTAACCCAGCTCAAATCCCTGAAGCTCGACGGCATGGCCCGCGCGTTCGAGGAACAAGCGGCGTTGACCGCCAGCACCAGCCTGTCGTTCGAAGAGCGCTTCGGCATGGTCGTCGAGCGCGAGCTCGCCTGGCGCGATACTCGGCGGCTCGAACGGCTGCTGAAGTCCGCGAAACTCAAGAATCCCCAGGCCTGCATCGAGGACATCGAATACCGGCAGAGCCGCGGCATCGACAAGAGCGTCGTCGCCGCACTTGCTGGTTGCGACTGGATCCGTAATGCACAAAACCTCATCCTGACGGGGCCGACCGGAGCAGGCAAGACGTGGATTGCGTGCGCGTTCGGTCAGCAGGCCTGCCGACAAGGCTTCTCCGTGATGTACGTCCGCGTTGCCCGGCTGTTCGAGGAATTGAAGATCGCCCACGGCGACGGCAGCTTCACGCGGCGGCTCGCGCAGCTCGCCAAGATGGACGTCCTACTGCTCGACGACTGGGGGCTGCAGGATCTCGATCAGGGTGCCCGAAACGATCTGCTCGAAGTGCTCGACGATCGCGTTGGCACGCGCTCCACGATCATTACCAGCCAACTGCCTCTCGAACACTGGCATGCCTGGTTGCAGGATCCGACGCTCGCCGACGCGATCCTCGACCGGCTCGTCCATCAGGCCCACAAACTCCCGTTGAAGGGGGAATCGATGCGAAAGACCAACGCCAAGCAGTCCTCCGCATCCTGA